One window of Larus michahellis chromosome 19, bLarMic1.1, whole genome shotgun sequence genomic DNA carries:
- the THEMIS2 gene encoding protein THEMIS2 isoform X1 translates to MAMEPLSFQEYICSLDPATLPRILRICSGVYFQGSVYEISGNECCLSTGDLLKVMAVALQKVICEDTVTGRTKELPPTFKGFFQPAPAPGSNPTLRTPFLGGGQWGLTLHQALGRCNGQPQPLLCPAISPHTLLLHPVYEVQAAMHLRRDVVKIPSTLEVDVEDVTEEAQHVHFARPLLLSEVLRMEEALPAQAEILEGPGGPAIFESAWVSRLQRGQRLHLHGRSPAWRVLASAPSSGRHFLLSSAYQGRFRRRPRQFTGVQELAAGLRPGQRLHVVVTQDCEGRGDDVPPLGVGDRLEAQRLQGSGPGTRLLCHRHGGEEEDGEELLLPLDLGGGFVEEMCDGKKYGLAELLDQQPLPCEVRVVAADPGLERDALGALPALRLEARLDQPFLVGSFCQEPEEGFEIPPRWLDFSLLLSEGSVRSPAPCTLRCRVEELTEAFYYRLLAQLPGSAAPPPPRPPKRTQQGMSPGRCHPTAPRSLTAGACLAPPLPPLPALPQPSTSKQYGRRRAPRDAGETPSTSRAPAPPRGSAWRCTAMGGGRGPPSSIGRPCCRPPPRRGCPHGDLGQGR, encoded by the exons ATGGCCATGGAGCCCCTCTCCTTCCAGGAATACATCTGCTCCCTGGACCCTGCCACCCTGCCCCGCATCCTCAGGATTTGCTCCGGTGTCTACTTCCAAG GGTCCGTGTACGAGATTTCGGGCAACGAATGCTGTTTGTCAACGGGCGACCTGCTGAAAGTCATGGCCGTGGCACTGCAGAAGGTCATTTGTGAGGACACGGTGACAGGGCGGACAAAAGAGCTGCCGCCAACGTTTAAGG GTTttttccagcctgccccagccccagggtcgaACCCGACACTGCGGACACCGTTCCTGGGTGGCGGGCAGTGGGGCCTGACGCTGCACCAGGCGCTGGGGCGGTGCAAcgggcagccgcagcccctgCTGTGCCCTGCCATCAGCCCCCACACCCTGCTCCTGCACCCCGTCTACGAGGTGCAGGCCGCCATGCACC TGCGTCGGGACGTGGTGAAGATCCCCTCCACGCTGGAGGTGGACGTGGAGGACGTCACGGAGGAGGCGCAGCACGTCCACTTCGCCCGGCCGCTGCTGCTGAGCGAGGTGCTGAGGATGGAGGAGGCGCTGCCGGCCCAGGCTGAGATCCTGGAGGGTCCGGGCGGCCCCGCCATCTTTGAGAGCGCCTGGGTTTCGCGGCTGCAGCGGGGGCAGCGGCTGCATCTCCACGGCCGTTCTCCTGCCTGGCGGGTCCTGGCCTCGGCCCCCAGCAGTGGCCGccatttcctcctctccagcGCCTACCAGGGCCGGTTCCGCCGGCGGCCCCGGCAGTTCACAGGGGTGCAAGAGCTGGCGGCCGGCCTGCGTCCCGGCCAGCGGCTGCACGTGGTGGTGACGCAGGACTGCGAGGGCCGGGGGGACGACGTGCCTCCGCTTGGCGTGGGCGACCGGCTGGAGGCCCAGAGGCTGCAGGGGAGTGGCCCTGGCACCAGGCTGCTCTGCCACCGccacggcggggaggaggaggatggcgaagagctgctgctgccgctggaCCTGGGGGGTGGCTTCGTGGAGGAGATGTGTGACGGCAAGAAGTACGGGCTGGCGGAGCTGCTGGATCAGCAGCCGCTGCCCTGCGAGGTCCGGGTGGTGGCCGCCGACCCGGGTCTGGAGCGGGACGCGCTGggcgccctgcccgccctgcgGCTGGAGGCCCGCCTGGACCAGCCCTTCCTGGTCGGCAGCTTCTGCCAGGAGCCGGAGGAGGGCTTCGAGATCCCGCCGCGGTGGCTGGACTTCTCCCTCCTGCTGAGCGAGGGGTCCGTCCGCTCCCCGGCCCCCTGCACCCTCCGATGTCGGGTGGAGGAGCTGACTGAGGCCTTCTACTACCGGCTGCTGGCCCAGCTgcccggcagcgcagccccgCCACCCCCACGGCCCCCCAAGCGGACACAGCAGGGGATGAGCCCTGGGAGATGTCACCCTACAGCCCCCAGATCCCTGACGGCAGGCGCCTGCCTGGCTCCTCCACTGCcaccgctcccagccctgccccagccgaGCACCTCCAAACAGTATGGCCGGCGGAGAGCCCCCAGGGATGCAGGTGAGACCCCCAGCACCTCACgggccccggcccctccgcggggctcagcctggagatgCACTGCCATGGGGGGAGGACGGGGCCCCCCCAGCAGCATCGGCAGGCCATGCTGCCGGCCACCACCTCGCCGGGGCTGTCCTCATGGGGACCTGGGGCAGGGACGCTGA
- the RPA2 gene encoding replication protein A 32 kDa subunit has product MAPDASLGPSPIGGSRKTEGRDWLSAGGAASTNWAGGGGAGRGGARGPAGARRSAAAMWSGHGAFDGGYGTTSISGPAGGYTQSPGGFGSPTGTQAEKKQRIRSQNIVPCTVSQLLAAEQVDETFRIRDVEISQVTIMGIVRHAEKAPTNILYKVDDMTAAPMDVRQWVDTDEAGSENVVVPPGTYVKVAGHLRSFQNKKSLVAFKIMPLENMNEFTTHILEIVNAHMILRKNLTSASRAPQSFSSAGIGDMGGYGGGGSLPVNGLTVHQSQVLNLIKNCHVPEGMSLQELKVQLHNMSMSTIKQAVEFLSSEGHIYSTVDDDHYKSTDAE; this is encoded by the exons ATGGCGCCGGACGCTTCCCTGGGACCTTCCCCCATTGGCGGGAGCCGGAAGACGGAGGGCCGTGATTGGCTGTCGGCCGGCGGAGCGGCGTCCACGAATTgggcaggaggcggcggcgcggggaggggcggTGCGCGCGGGCCGGCGGGCGCCCGACGTTCGGCAGCCGCCATGTGGAGCGGGCACG GCGCCTTCGACGGCGGATACGGCACCACGAGCATCTCGGGGCCTGCGGGCGGCTACACGCAGTCGCCGGGCGGGTTCGGCTCCCCCACGGGCACCCAGGCGGAGAAGAAGCAG AGGATCCGCTCCCAGAACATCGTGCCCTGCACCGTGTCACAGCTGCTGGCAGCCGAGCAGGTCGACGAGACGTTCCGGATCCGCGACGTGGAGATCTCCCAG GTCACCATCATGGGCATCGTCCGGCACGCGGAGAAAGCACCGACAAACATCCTTTACAAAGTGGACGACATGACAGCAGCCCCGATGGATGTCAGGCAGTGGGTTGATACTGAC GAGGCAGGTAGTGAGAATGTTGTGGTACCTCCAGGAACTTACGTGAAAGTAGCTGGTCATCTTCGTTCTTTCCAG aataagaaaagcttGGTGGCATTTAAGATCATGCCTCTGGAAAATATGAATGAGTTCACCACACACATACTAGAGATTGTCAACGCGCATATGATCCTCAGAAAAAATCTTACG TCAGCATCAAGAGCGCCTCAGTCGTTTTCCTCTGCTGGGATTGGTGACATGGGGGGCTATGGAGGCGGTGGCAGCCTGCCAGTGAACGGACTCACAGTGCATCAGAGTCAG GTGCTGAACTTGATTAAAAACTGCCATGTCCCAGAAGGTATGAGTCTTCAAGAGTTGAAAGTTCAGCTCCACAATATGAGCATGTCAACAATCAA gcaAGCAGTTGAATTCCTTAGCAGCGAGGGACACATCTACTCCACTGTGGATGATGATCACTACAAGTCAACAGATGCTGAGTGA
- the THEMIS2 gene encoding protein THEMIS2 isoform X2 translates to MAMEPLSFQEYICSLDPATLPRILRICSGVYFQGSVYEISGNECCLSTGDLLKVMAVALQKVICEDTVTGRTKELPPTFKGFFQPAPAPGSNPTLRTPFLGGGQWGLTLHQALGRCNGQPQPLLCPAISPHTLLLHPVYEVQAAMHLRRDVVKIPSTLEVDVEDVTEEAQHVHFARPLLLSEVLRMEEALPAQAEILEGPGGPAIFESAWVSRLQRGQRLHLHGRSPAWRVLASAPSSGRHFLLSSAYQGRFRRRPRQFTGVQELAAGLRPGQRLHVVVTQDCEGRGDDVPPLGVGDRLEAQRLQGSGPGTRLLCHRHGGEEEDGEELLLPLDLGGGFVEEMCDGKKYGLAELLDQQPLPCEVRVVAADPGLERDALGALPALRLEARLDQPFLVGSFCQEPEEGFEIPPRWLDFSLLLSEGSVRSPAPCTLRCRVEELTEAFYYRLLAQLPGSAAPPPPRPPKRTQQGMSPGRCHPTAPRSLTAGACLAPPLPPLPALPQPSTSKQYGRRRAPRDAGTDSDNGEHDYETVDDDIQKTIRKMQAVFPF, encoded by the exons ATGGCCATGGAGCCCCTCTCCTTCCAGGAATACATCTGCTCCCTGGACCCTGCCACCCTGCCCCGCATCCTCAGGATTTGCTCCGGTGTCTACTTCCAAG GGTCCGTGTACGAGATTTCGGGCAACGAATGCTGTTTGTCAACGGGCGACCTGCTGAAAGTCATGGCCGTGGCACTGCAGAAGGTCATTTGTGAGGACACGGTGACAGGGCGGACAAAAGAGCTGCCGCCAACGTTTAAGG GTTttttccagcctgccccagccccagggtcgaACCCGACACTGCGGACACCGTTCCTGGGTGGCGGGCAGTGGGGCCTGACGCTGCACCAGGCGCTGGGGCGGTGCAAcgggcagccgcagcccctgCTGTGCCCTGCCATCAGCCCCCACACCCTGCTCCTGCACCCCGTCTACGAGGTGCAGGCCGCCATGCACC TGCGTCGGGACGTGGTGAAGATCCCCTCCACGCTGGAGGTGGACGTGGAGGACGTCACGGAGGAGGCGCAGCACGTCCACTTCGCCCGGCCGCTGCTGCTGAGCGAGGTGCTGAGGATGGAGGAGGCGCTGCCGGCCCAGGCTGAGATCCTGGAGGGTCCGGGCGGCCCCGCCATCTTTGAGAGCGCCTGGGTTTCGCGGCTGCAGCGGGGGCAGCGGCTGCATCTCCACGGCCGTTCTCCTGCCTGGCGGGTCCTGGCCTCGGCCCCCAGCAGTGGCCGccatttcctcctctccagcGCCTACCAGGGCCGGTTCCGCCGGCGGCCCCGGCAGTTCACAGGGGTGCAAGAGCTGGCGGCCGGCCTGCGTCCCGGCCAGCGGCTGCACGTGGTGGTGACGCAGGACTGCGAGGGCCGGGGGGACGACGTGCCTCCGCTTGGCGTGGGCGACCGGCTGGAGGCCCAGAGGCTGCAGGGGAGTGGCCCTGGCACCAGGCTGCTCTGCCACCGccacggcggggaggaggaggatggcgaagagctgctgctgccgctggaCCTGGGGGGTGGCTTCGTGGAGGAGATGTGTGACGGCAAGAAGTACGGGCTGGCGGAGCTGCTGGATCAGCAGCCGCTGCCCTGCGAGGTCCGGGTGGTGGCCGCCGACCCGGGTCTGGAGCGGGACGCGCTGggcgccctgcccgccctgcgGCTGGAGGCCCGCCTGGACCAGCCCTTCCTGGTCGGCAGCTTCTGCCAGGAGCCGGAGGAGGGCTTCGAGATCCCGCCGCGGTGGCTGGACTTCTCCCTCCTGCTGAGCGAGGGGTCCGTCCGCTCCCCGGCCCCCTGCACCCTCCGATGTCGGGTGGAGGAGCTGACTGAGGCCTTCTACTACCGGCTGCTGGCCCAGCTgcccggcagcgcagccccgCCACCCCCACGGCCCCCCAAGCGGACACAGCAGGGGATGAGCCCTGGGAGATGTCACCCTACAGCCCCCAGATCCCTGACGGCAGGCGCCTGCCTGGCTCCTCCACTGCcaccgctcccagccctgccccagccgaGCACCTCCAAACAGTATGGCCGGCGGAGAGCCCCCAGGGATGCAG GCACAGACAGCGACAACGGTGAACACGATTACGAAACTGTGGATGATGACATTCAAAAGACAATTCGCAAAATGCAGGCAGTTTTTCCCTTCTAG